A single window of Streptomyces aquilus DNA harbors:
- a CDS encoding Maf family protein: MTDQPRRRLVLASQSPARLNLLRQAGLAPEVIVSGVDEDAVTAPTPAELALALAEAKASVVSAKPEVKGALVIGCDSVLDLDGQALGKPADAEEATARWKAMRGRAGTLQTGHCVYDTVSGRYASAVASTVVRFGEPTDEEVAAYVASGEPLYVAGAFTLDGRSAPFIDGIDGDHGNVIGISLPLVRKLLAELGVGITELWAPAAT, encoded by the coding sequence ATGACTGATCAGCCGCGCCGCCGACTCGTCCTCGCCTCCCAGTCCCCCGCCCGGCTGAATCTGCTGCGGCAGGCCGGACTGGCCCCCGAGGTGATCGTGAGCGGCGTCGACGAGGACGCCGTCACCGCCCCCACCCCCGCCGAGCTGGCGCTCGCGCTCGCCGAGGCGAAGGCCTCCGTGGTGTCGGCGAAGCCCGAGGTCAAGGGTGCGCTCGTGATCGGCTGCGACTCCGTGCTCGACCTCGACGGCCAGGCGCTCGGCAAGCCCGCGGACGCCGAGGAGGCCACCGCCCGCTGGAAGGCCATGCGCGGACGCGCGGGCACGCTCCAGACCGGCCACTGCGTCTACGACACCGTCTCCGGCCGGTACGCCTCGGCCGTCGCCTCGACCGTCGTCCGCTTCGGCGAGCCGACCGACGAGGAGGTCGCCGCGTACGTCGCCTCCGGCGAACCCCTCTACGTCGCCGGGGCGTTCACCCTCGACGGCCGCAGCGCCCCGTTCATCGACGGCATCGACGGCGACCACGGCAACGTGATCGGCATCAGCCTGCCCCTCGTACGGAAGCTGCTGGCCGAACTGGGCGTCGGGATCACGGAGTTGTGGGCGCCGGCGGCGACGTGA
- the mmpB gene encoding morphogenic membrane protein MmpB has protein sequence MLWSDPENEPPKELRDMQEMLRRLGLFLALAMVLAMIVLGVK, from the coding sequence ATGCTCTGGTCCGACCCCGAGAACGAACCGCCCAAGGAACTGCGCGACATGCAGGAGATGTTGCGCAGACTGGGCCTGTTCCTGGCGTTGGCCATGGTGCTGGCGATGATCGTGCTCGGCGTGAAGTGA
- a CDS encoding SGNH/GDSL hydrolase family protein, protein MFTTVWAASPQPPSEGFTPNWSREGFWRQSLRQVVPLTGGGERVRIRLSNAYGTSPVRVAEAAVDGRRLSFGGRRGVEIPARGEVVSDPARLAVAAGESVAVTLYFEAATGPATFHAQAFAPSLRGEGDLLESAEGFDAVSESWYFLSAVEVAAGRGDGVVLFGDSLTDGFGSTVGADRRWSDALARLTGRPVLNAGIGGNLLLNDSAWYGERGVRRFGRDVLGQAGVDTVVVLLGLNDIGFSETDEQPTYKPAPVVEAEELIAGYRELIRQAGSLKVVGCTLLPFGGSDHWGEHAAKVSHEVNEWIRGAGEFDAVVDLHRVMAGPGDPDRLHPAYDFGDHLHPNDLGYEVMADALAAVL, encoded by the coding sequence ATGTTCACCACTGTCTGGGCCGCCTCGCCCCAGCCGCCGAGCGAGGGGTTCACCCCCAACTGGTCGAGGGAGGGCTTCTGGCGCCAGTCGCTGCGGCAGGTCGTCCCGCTGACCGGGGGCGGGGAACGGGTGCGGATACGGCTGTCGAACGCGTACGGCACCTCGCCCGTGCGGGTCGCCGAGGCCGCCGTGGACGGACGGCGGCTGAGCTTCGGGGGCCGGCGCGGGGTGGAGATCCCGGCGCGCGGGGAGGTCGTCAGCGATCCGGCCCGACTCGCCGTCGCGGCGGGGGAGTCGGTAGCGGTCACGCTCTACTTCGAGGCGGCGACCGGCCCGGCGACGTTCCACGCGCAGGCCTTCGCGCCCAGCCTGCGCGGGGAGGGGGACCTGCTGGAGTCCGCCGAGGGCTTCGACGCGGTGTCGGAGTCCTGGTACTTCCTCAGCGCGGTGGAGGTGGCTGCCGGGCGCGGCGACGGGGTGGTGCTCTTCGGTGACTCCCTCACCGACGGCTTCGGGTCCACGGTCGGCGCCGACCGGCGGTGGTCGGACGCCCTGGCCCGGCTGACCGGGCGGCCCGTGCTCAACGCCGGGATCGGCGGGAACCTGCTGCTCAACGACTCCGCGTGGTACGGGGAGAGGGGGGTTCGGAGGTTCGGGCGGGACGTGCTCGGTCAGGCCGGGGTGGACACGGTCGTCGTGCTGCTGGGGCTGAACGACATCGGGTTCAGCGAGACGGACGAGCAGCCCACGTACAAGCCGGCGCCGGTGGTGGAGGCGGAGGAACTCATCGCCGGGTACCGGGAGTTGATACGGCAGGCGGGCAGCCTCAAGGTCGTGGGCTGCACGCTGCTGCCGTTCGGGGGCTCGGACCACTGGGGGGAGCATGCGGCCAAGGTGAGCCACGAGGTGAACGAGTGGATCAGGGGTGCGGGTGAGTTCGACGCGGTGGTCGATCTGCACCGGGTCATGGCCGGTCCGGGGGACCCGGACCGGCTGCACCCCGCGTACGACTTCGGCGATCACCTGCACCCGAACGATCTCGGGTACGAGGTGATGGCCGACGCGCTGGCCGCTGTTCTCTAA
- a CDS encoding acyl-CoA carboxylase epsilon subunit, translating into MTIKVVRGNPTPEELAAALAVVRARAAAAAETPPGAPQQRDGWSDPSRIATRRLPQPGPATWARTYWPG; encoded by the coding sequence ATGACGATCAAGGTCGTACGGGGCAACCCCACCCCCGAGGAGCTCGCCGCCGCCCTGGCGGTGGTCCGAGCCCGCGCCGCGGCGGCAGCGGAAACACCGCCCGGCGCCCCCCAGCAGCGGGACGGGTGGTCGGACCCGTCCCGCATCGCCACCCGCAGGCTGCCGCAACCGGGCCCGGCCACGTGGGCACGTACGTACTGGCCCGGTTAG